The following proteins are co-located in the Mycolicibacterium goodii genome:
- the xerD gene encoding site-specific tyrosine recombinase XerD — protein MTGTSELRAVLDEQVQGYLDHLSIERGVAANTLSSYRRDLRRYAEHLRQRGIDDLARVAESDVSDFLVALRRGDPDAGVAALSAVSAARAVVAVRGLHRFAAAEGLTETDVARAVKPPTPSRRLPKSLTLDEVLALLDAAGGDSEADNPLTLRNRALLELLYSTGARISEAVGLDVDDIDTQARSVLLHGKGGKQRLVPIGRPAVSALDAYLVRGRPDLARRGRGTPAIFLNARGGRLSRQSAWQVLQDAAERAGIASAVSPHTLRHSFATHLLDGGADVRVVQELLGHASVTTTQIYTMVTVHTLREVWAGAHPRAQ, from the coding sequence GTGACCGGCACGTCGGAGCTTCGCGCGGTTCTCGACGAACAGGTTCAGGGCTACCTCGACCATCTGAGCATCGAGCGCGGAGTTGCGGCGAACACGCTGAGTTCCTACCGCCGCGATCTGCGCCGCTACGCCGAACACCTGCGGCAGCGCGGCATCGACGATCTCGCGCGGGTCGCCGAATCCGACGTCAGCGACTTCCTGGTCGCGCTACGTCGCGGTGATCCCGACGCGGGTGTGGCGGCGCTGTCGGCGGTGTCCGCGGCCAGAGCCGTGGTGGCGGTGCGTGGTCTGCACCGGTTCGCCGCGGCCGAGGGGCTCACCGAAACCGACGTCGCGCGCGCCGTCAAACCGCCGACGCCGAGCCGGCGGCTGCCCAAGAGCCTCACGCTCGACGAGGTGCTGGCGCTGCTGGACGCCGCGGGCGGCGACAGCGAGGCCGACAACCCGCTGACGCTGCGCAACCGCGCGCTACTGGAGCTGCTGTACTCGACCGGCGCCCGCATCTCCGAAGCCGTCGGCCTCGACGTCGACGACATCGACACCCAGGCCCGCTCGGTGCTGCTGCACGGCAAGGGCGGCAAGCAGCGACTCGTGCCGATCGGCCGGCCCGCGGTGAGCGCGCTGGACGCCTACCTGGTGCGCGGCAGGCCGGACCTCGCGCGTCGCGGCCGCGGCACCCCGGCGATCTTCCTCAACGCCAGGGGTGGCCGGCTGTCGCGGCAGAGCGCCTGGCAGGTGCTGCAGGACGCGGCCGAACGGGCGGGCATCGCCTCGGCGGTGTCGCCGCACACGTTGCGCCACTCGTTCGCCACCCATCTGCTCGACGGCGGCGCCGACGTGCGCGTCGTGCAGGAACTCCTCGGTCACGCATCGGTGACCACGACGCAGATCTACACCATGGTCACGGTGCACACCCTGCGCGAGGTGTGGGCCGGCGCGCACCCGCGCGCGCAGTAG
- a CDS encoding ParA family protein has product MNDGLFAHDTPELGLTGRPPREIPEPQPRETHGPAKVIAMCNQKGGVGKTTSTINLGASLAECGRRVLLVDLDPQGALSAGLGVPHYELDNTVHNLLVEPRVSIDDVLIKTRVSGMDLVPSNIDLSAAEIQLVNEVGREQSLARALYPVLDRYDYVLIDCQPSLGLLTINGLACADGVIIPTECEYFSLRGLALLTDTVDKVHDRLNPKLSISGILVTRYDPRTVNAREVMARVVERFGDLVFDTVITRTVRFPETSVAGEPITTWAPKSSGASAYRSLAREVIHRFGV; this is encoded by the coding sequence ATGAACGATGGCCTGTTTGCACACGACACGCCCGAACTGGGTTTGACCGGGCGGCCTCCCCGCGAGATACCCGAACCGCAGCCGCGGGAGACGCACGGCCCGGCCAAGGTCATCGCGATGTGCAACCAGAAGGGCGGCGTCGGCAAGACCACCTCCACCATCAACCTGGGGGCGAGCCTGGCCGAATGCGGCCGTCGGGTGCTGCTGGTGGATCTGGATCCGCAAGGCGCGCTGTCGGCGGGGTTGGGCGTTCCGCATTACGAACTCGACAACACCGTGCACAACCTGCTGGTCGAGCCGCGCGTCTCGATCGACGACGTGCTGATCAAGACCAGGGTCAGCGGTATGGACCTGGTGCCGAGCAACATCGACCTGTCGGCCGCCGAGATCCAGCTGGTCAACGAGGTGGGCCGCGAGCAGTCGCTGGCCCGTGCGCTGTATCCGGTGCTGGACCGCTACGACTACGTGCTGATCGACTGCCAGCCGTCGCTCGGTCTGCTCACCATCAACGGTCTGGCCTGCGCCGACGGCGTCATCATCCCCACCGAGTGCGAGTACTTCTCGCTGCGCGGCCTGGCGCTGCTCACCGACACCGTCGACAAGGTGCATGACCGGCTGAACCCCAAGCTGTCGATCAGCGGCATCCTGGTCACCCGCTACGATCCGCGCACCGTCAACGCGCGCGAGGTCATGGCCCGTGTGGTGGAGCGGTTCGGCGATCTGGTGTTCGACACCGTCATCACCCGCACGGTCCGGTTCCCCGAGACCAGCGTGGCCGGTGAACCGATCACCACGTGGGCGCCGAAGTCCAGCGGTGCGTCCGCCTACCGGTCGCTCGCACGTGAAGTCATCCACCGGTTCGGCGTGTGA
- a CDS encoding segregation/condensation protein A, with the protein MNDDVREPGPDPTSEANPEANGDAAGGQGFKVRLTNFEGPFDLLLQLIFAHRLDVTEVALHQVTDDFIAYTKEIGPQLGLDETTAFLVIAATLLDLKAARLLPSGEVHDEEDLALLEVRDLLFARLLQYRAFKHVAQMFAELEAAALRSYPRAVSLEERYSDLLPEVMLGVDAEKFATIAATAFTPRPVPTVATDHVHAPKVSVPEQAYRILALLEQRGVGHWATFSELVAECTDGLQIVGRFLALLELFRARAVAFEQSEPLGVLQVSWTGDRPTSEHLAAADAEE; encoded by the coding sequence GTGAACGACGACGTGCGTGAACCCGGACCGGACCCCACCTCGGAAGCCAACCCCGAAGCCAACGGTGACGCCGCGGGCGGCCAGGGTTTCAAGGTTCGGCTCACCAACTTCGAGGGCCCGTTCGACCTGCTGCTGCAGCTGATCTTCGCGCACCGACTCGACGTCACCGAGGTCGCGCTGCACCAGGTGACCGACGATTTCATCGCCTACACCAAGGAGATCGGCCCGCAGTTGGGGCTCGACGAGACCACGGCGTTCCTCGTCATCGCGGCCACGCTGCTGGATCTGAAGGCCGCGCGGCTGCTGCCCTCGGGCGAGGTGCACGACGAGGAGGACCTCGCGCTGCTGGAGGTCCGCGACCTGTTGTTCGCGCGGCTGCTGCAGTACCGCGCGTTCAAGCATGTCGCGCAGATGTTCGCCGAACTCGAGGCCGCGGCGCTGCGCAGCTACCCGCGCGCGGTGTCGCTCGAAGAGCGCTACTCCGACCTGCTGCCCGAGGTGATGCTCGGCGTCGACGCTGAGAAGTTCGCCACAATCGCCGCGACCGCGTTCACGCCGAGGCCGGTGCCGACGGTCGCCACTGATCACGTGCACGCCCCCAAGGTGTCGGTTCCCGAACAGGCGTATCGGATCCTTGCGCTGCTCGAACAGCGTGGGGTGGGCCACTGGGCGACGTTCTCCGAGCTGGTGGCCGAGTGCACCGACGGCCTGCAGATCGTCGGGCGGTTCCTGGCGCTGCTCGAATTGTTCCGCGCCAGGGCGGTAGCATTCGAGCAATCAGAACCGCTTGGTGTGCTCCAGGTTTCGTGGACAGGGGATCGGCCGACCAGCGAACACCTGGCAGCCGCCGATGCGGAAGAATAG
- the scpB gene encoding SMC-Scp complex subunit ScpB, giving the protein MTDETSDPGVEPGAAMDAQPVPDHTPEAADTASEATGTGAQTPSDQRVDLGAELEDELGDGLGDELGADPDAELDDDELGAVLEALLLVVDTPVTIDALASAIEQPGYRIAAKLAAMAQELAERDSGIDLREAGGGWRMYTRARYAPYVERLLLDGARTKLTRAALETLAVVAYRQPVTRARVSAVRGVNVDAVMRTLLARGLITEAGTDPDSGATTFATTDLFLERLGLTSLEDLPDIAPLLPDVDVIDDLSENLGDEPRFAKLNGNTPNGDQPAAFDVDKD; this is encoded by the coding sequence ATGACTGACGAGACCTCCGATCCCGGTGTCGAGCCCGGCGCCGCGATGGACGCTCAGCCGGTGCCCGACCACACGCCCGAAGCCGCCGATACCGCTTCCGAGGCGACCGGGACCGGTGCGCAAACACCCTCTGACCAGCGCGTGGACCTGGGTGCCGAACTCGAGGACGAACTGGGGGACGGACTCGGTGACGAACTCGGTGCCGACCCTGATGCCGAACTCGACGACGACGAACTCGGTGCGGTGCTCGAGGCGCTGCTGCTGGTCGTCGACACCCCGGTGACCATCGATGCTTTGGCCTCGGCCATCGAGCAGCCGGGCTACCGGATTGCGGCGAAGCTCGCCGCGATGGCGCAGGAACTGGCCGAGCGCGACAGCGGTATCGATCTGCGAGAGGCCGGTGGCGGCTGGCGCATGTACACGCGGGCCAGGTACGCGCCGTACGTCGAGCGGTTGCTGCTCGACGGCGCCCGCACGAAACTGACCCGCGCCGCACTGGAGACGTTGGCCGTGGTCGCCTACCGGCAGCCCGTCACCCGGGCCCGGGTGAGTGCCGTCCGCGGCGTCAACGTCGACGCGGTCATGCGCACCCTGCTGGCCCGCGGGCTGATCACCGAGGCCGGTACCGATCCCGATTCGGGTGCGACCACTTTCGCGACGACGGATCTGTTCCTGGAACGACTCGGCCTGACCTCGCTGGAGGATCTGCCCGATATCGCGCCGCTGCTGCCCGATGTCGACGTGATCGACGACTTGAGCGAAAACCTCGGTGACGAGCCGCGTTTCGCCAAACTCAACGGCAACACGCCCAATGGGGATCAGCCGGCGGCCTTCGACGTGGACAAGGATTGA
- a CDS encoding pseudouridine synthase, giving the protein MAEEQGVRLQKVLSQAGIASRRVAERMIVDGRVEVDGQIVTELGTRVDPAVADIRVDGSRIILDDTMVYLAINKPRGMHSTMSDDRGRPCVGDLVEHRVRGNKKLFHVGRLDADTEGLLLLTNDGELAHRLMHPSFEVPKTYVATVVGAVPRGLGKKLKAGVELDDGPAHVDDFAVVDTVPGKTMVKVTLHEGRNRIVRRLLAAVDFPVQELVRTEIGSVSLGDQRPGSIRALTRKEVGELYQAVGL; this is encoded by the coding sequence ATGGCCGAAGAACAAGGTGTGCGACTGCAGAAAGTGTTGTCGCAGGCAGGAATTGCGTCACGGCGGGTAGCCGAGCGGATGATCGTCGACGGCCGCGTCGAGGTCGACGGGCAGATCGTGACCGAACTGGGCACCCGGGTCGATCCCGCGGTGGCCGACATCCGGGTCGACGGGTCGCGCATCATCCTCGACGACACCATGGTGTACCTGGCGATCAACAAGCCGCGCGGCATGCACTCGACGATGTCGGATGACCGCGGCAGGCCCTGCGTGGGCGACCTCGTCGAACACCGCGTGCGCGGCAACAAGAAGCTGTTCCACGTCGGGCGTCTCGACGCCGACACCGAGGGCCTGCTGCTGCTGACCAACGACGGCGAACTGGCACACCGGCTGATGCACCCGTCGTTCGAGGTGCCCAAGACCTATGTCGCGACGGTGGTCGGCGCGGTACCGCGCGGATTGGGCAAGAAACTCAAGGCCGGCGTCGAATTGGACGACGGCCCAGCGCATGTCGACGATTTCGCGGTGGTCGACACGGTGCCGGGCAAGACGATGGTGAAGGTCACGCTGCACGAGGGGCGCAACCGCATCGTGCGGCGCCTGCTGGCCGCGGTGGACTTCCCGGTGCAGGAGTTGGTGCGGACCGAGATCGGCTCGGTGTCGCTGGGGGATCAGCGGCCGGGCAGCATCCGGGCGCTCACCCGTAAGGAAGTCGGCGAGCTGTATCAGGCGGTGGGTTTGTGA
- the cmk gene encoding (d)CMP kinase gives MSGSLVVAVDGPAGTGKSSVSRGLARALGARYLDTGAMYRIVTLAVLRAGADLTDPAAIENAAADVELRVGSDPEVDAAYLAGEDVSSEIRGDEVTGAVSAVSAVPAVRSRLVDIQRRLATEGGRVVVEGRDIGTVVLPDADVKIFLTASAEERARRRNAQNVASGLPDDYAGVLADVQRRDHLDSTRPVSPLRAADDALVVDTSDMDQAQVIAHLLDLVTAQAGARR, from the coding sequence GTGAGCGGAAGTTTGGTTGTTGCGGTGGACGGCCCGGCCGGCACCGGCAAGTCGTCGGTGTCGCGGGGTCTGGCCCGCGCACTCGGCGCCCGGTATCTCGACACCGGCGCGATGTACCGCATCGTGACACTGGCCGTGTTGCGGGCGGGTGCTGATCTCACCGACCCGGCGGCGATCGAGAACGCGGCAGCCGACGTCGAGCTCCGCGTCGGCTCCGACCCCGAGGTGGATGCGGCTTACCTTGCCGGCGAAGATGTTTCGTCCGAGATTCGTGGCGACGAGGTGACCGGTGCCGTCTCGGCGGTGTCCGCGGTGCCCGCGGTGCGGTCCCGGCTCGTCGACATCCAGCGCAGGCTCGCCACCGAAGGCGGGCGGGTGGTGGTCGAGGGCCGCGACATCGGCACCGTCGTGCTGCCCGACGCCGACGTCAAGATCTTCCTCACCGCCTCGGCGGAGGAACGCGCGCGGCGGCGCAACGCGCAGAACGTCGCGAGCGGTCTGCCCGACGACTACGCGGGGGTGCTGGCCGATGTGCAGCGTCGCGACCACCTCGATTCCACCCGTCCGGTGTCGCCGCTGCGCGCCGCCGACGACGCGCTTGTGGTCGACACCAGCGACATGGACCAGGCCCAGGTGATCGCTCACCTGCTGGATCTGGTCACCGCGCAGGCCGGAGCCCGCCGATGA
- the der gene encoding ribosome biogenesis GTPase Der, with amino-acid sequence MSTDSDGTWSDESEWDLGGEFADAVHEAEEAAAPPPVLAIVGRPNVGKSTLVNRILGRREAVVQDVPGVTRDRVSYDANWLGRRFVVQDTGGWEPDAKGLQQLVADQALVAMRTADAIILVVDAVVGATAADEAAAKLLRRSGKPVFLAANKVDTERGEADAAALWSLGVGEPHPISAMHGRGVADLLDTVMEKLPTVSEVSTGGSGGPRRVALVGKPNVGKSSLLNRLAGDDRSVVHDMAGTTVDPVDSLIELGGRTWRFVDTAGLRRKVGQASGHEFYASVRTHGAIDAAEVVIVLIDASQPLTEQDQRVLSMVIEAGRALVLAFNKWDLVDEDRRYLLGREIERELAQVQWAPRINISALTGRAVQKLVPALETSLASWDTRISTGRLNTFLKEVVAATPPPVRGGKQPRILFATQAATRPPTFVLFTSGFLEAGYRRFLERKLRETFGFEGSPIRINVRVREKRAKR; translated from the coding sequence ATGAGCACCGATTCCGACGGCACCTGGTCCGACGAGAGCGAGTGGGACCTCGGCGGCGAGTTCGCCGACGCGGTGCACGAGGCCGAGGAGGCCGCCGCGCCGCCACCCGTGCTCGCGATCGTGGGGCGCCCCAACGTCGGCAAGTCCACCCTGGTGAACCGCATCCTCGGGCGGCGCGAAGCGGTGGTGCAGGACGTCCCCGGCGTCACGCGCGACCGCGTCTCCTATGACGCCAACTGGCTGGGACGGCGCTTCGTGGTGCAGGACACCGGCGGGTGGGAGCCCGACGCCAAGGGCCTGCAACAGTTGGTCGCCGATCAGGCGCTGGTCGCGATGCGCACCGCGGACGCCATCATCCTGGTTGTCGACGCGGTGGTCGGCGCGACCGCCGCCGACGAGGCGGCAGCCAAGCTGTTGCGCCGCTCGGGTAAGCCGGTGTTCCTGGCCGCCAACAAGGTTGACACCGAGCGCGGCGAAGCCGACGCCGCGGCCCTGTGGTCGCTCGGCGTCGGCGAGCCGCACCCGATCAGCGCCATGCACGGCCGCGGGGTGGCCGATCTGCTCGACACCGTGATGGAGAAACTGCCCACGGTCTCGGAGGTGAGCACGGGCGGCAGCGGCGGTCCCCGTCGCGTCGCGCTGGTGGGAAAACCCAACGTGGGCAAGAGTTCTCTGCTCAACCGGCTCGCCGGTGACGACCGCTCGGTGGTGCACGATATGGCGGGCACCACGGTGGACCCGGTCGATTCGCTGATCGAACTCGGCGGCAGGACCTGGCGGTTCGTCGACACCGCGGGTCTGCGTCGCAAGGTCGGGCAGGCCAGCGGCCACGAGTTCTACGCGTCGGTGCGCACCCACGGCGCGATCGACGCCGCCGAAGTGGTGATCGTGCTGATCGACGCGTCGCAACCGCTCACCGAGCAGGACCAGCGCGTGCTGTCGATGGTGATCGAGGCCGGCCGCGCGCTGGTGCTCGCGTTCAACAAGTGGGATCTGGTCGACGAGGACCGCCGCTATCTGTTGGGCCGCGAGATCGAACGCGAACTGGCGCAGGTGCAGTGGGCGCCGCGGATCAACATCTCGGCGCTCACCGGGCGCGCGGTGCAGAAGTTGGTTCCTGCGCTGGAGACGTCGCTGGCGTCATGGGACACCCGGATCTCGACGGGGCGTCTCAACACCTTCCTCAAGGAGGTCGTCGCCGCGACCCCGCCGCCGGTGCGCGGTGGCAAACAACCGCGGATCCTGTTCGCGACGCAGGCAGCCACCCGACCGCCGACGTTCGTCCTGTTCACCAGTGGCTTCCTGGAGGCGGGCTACCGGCGCTTCCTGGAGCGCAAGCTGCGCGAGACGTTCGGGTTCGAGGGCAGCCCCATCCGGATCAACGTTCGAGTTCGTGAAAAGCGAGCGAAGCGCTGA
- a CDS encoding sulfite exporter TauE/SafE family protein — protein MILIALAGVGAGAINAVVGSGTLITFPTLVALGYPPVTSTMSNAVGLVAGGVSGTWGYRRELRGQWKRLRWQIPASLIGAIIGAWLLLHLPEKVFVTVVPVLLILALVLVLVGPRIQAWARKKAEASGNGADHVSRRRMIAVVLGTWAVGIYGGYFTAAQGILLVAVMGALLPESIQRMNAAKNLLSLLVNVVAALAYTIVAFDRISWVAAGLIAVGSLLGGFLGAHFGRRLSPTALRGVIVVVGLIGLYRLLAV, from the coding sequence ATGATCCTCATCGCGTTGGCCGGCGTGGGCGCCGGGGCGATCAACGCGGTTGTCGGTTCCGGCACGTTGATCACCTTCCCCACGCTCGTGGCGCTCGGCTATCCGCCGGTCACCTCGACGATGTCCAACGCTGTCGGTCTGGTCGCCGGCGGGGTCTCGGGCACCTGGGGTTACCGCCGCGAACTTCGCGGCCAGTGGAAACGGCTACGGTGGCAGATCCCGGCCTCGCTGATCGGCGCGATCATCGGCGCCTGGCTGCTGCTGCACCTGCCCGAGAAGGTGTTCGTCACCGTCGTGCCGGTGCTGTTGATCCTCGCGCTGGTCCTGGTGCTCGTCGGGCCGCGGATCCAGGCCTGGGCGCGTAAGAAAGCCGAGGCGTCGGGCAACGGCGCCGACCATGTCAGCAGACGCCGGATGATCGCCGTGGTCCTCGGTACGTGGGCGGTCGGCATCTACGGCGGCTACTTCACCGCCGCGCAGGGCATCCTGCTGGTCGCGGTGATGGGTGCGCTGCTGCCCGAGTCGATCCAGCGCATGAACGCCGCCAAGAACCTGCTGTCGCTGTTGGTCAACGTCGTCGCGGCGCTCGCGTACACGATCGTCGCGTTCGACCGGATCAGCTGGGTGGCCGCGGGGTTGATCGCCGTCGGGTCGCTGCTGGGCGGGTTCCTCGGTGCGCACTTCGGGCGCCGGCTCTCACCGACTGCCCTGCGCGGCGTGATCGTCGTCGTCGGCCTCATCGGGCTGTACCGGTTGCTGGCGGTTTGA
- a CDS encoding sulfite exporter TauE/SafE family protein: MRSLLIFALVGLGAQLVDGALGMAFGVTASTLLVLSGVAAAQASAAVHLAEVGTTLASGLSHWRFKNIDWRIVLKLGVPGAVGAFAGATVLSSLSTEDAAPLMATILLVIGVYVLLRFSLRTPPVFRSGATPHTAKFLTPLGLFGGFIDASGGGGWGPVTTSTLLSRGKTAPRTVIGSVSASEFLVAVSASIGFLVGLREEFLHNIPIVLGLAAGGVVAAPLAAWLVSKVSPALLGTGVGGVIVLTNAQKLVKYFGIQGAASTAIYAVIAVAWAALVVVAWRTSRAPEYVDADADMPVEEGAEDSGVSTR; the protein is encoded by the coding sequence ATGCGTTCGCTTCTGATCTTCGCCCTTGTCGGCCTCGGCGCCCAGCTCGTCGACGGGGCGCTCGGCATGGCCTTCGGCGTGACCGCCTCGACCCTGCTGGTGCTCAGCGGTGTCGCCGCCGCCCAGGCCAGTGCCGCCGTACACCTCGCCGAGGTGGGCACCACGCTGGCGTCGGGACTTTCGCACTGGCGGTTCAAGAACATCGACTGGCGCATCGTGCTGAAACTGGGCGTGCCGGGTGCCGTGGGCGCCTTCGCCGGCGCCACGGTGCTCTCGTCGCTGTCCACCGAGGACGCGGCCCCGCTGATGGCCACGATCCTGCTGGTGATCGGTGTGTACGTACTGCTGCGGTTCTCCCTGCGCACCCCGCCGGTGTTCCGGTCCGGCGCGACACCGCACACCGCGAAGTTCCTCACCCCGCTCGGCCTGTTCGGCGGGTTCATCGACGCCTCCGGTGGCGGCGGCTGGGGCCCGGTGACCACCAGCACGCTGCTGTCGCGCGGCAAGACCGCACCGCGCACCGTGATCGGATCGGTGAGCGCCTCGGAGTTCCTGGTCGCCGTCTCGGCGTCGATCGGCTTCCTGGTCGGCCTGCGCGAGGAATTCCTGCACAACATCCCGATCGTGCTGGGTCTGGCGGCCGGCGGCGTCGTCGCCGCACCGCTTGCCGCGTGGCTGGTGTCCAAGGTCAGCCCGGCCCTGCTGGGCACCGGCGTGGGCGGTGTGATCGTGCTGACCAACGCCCAGAAGCTGGTGAAGTACTTCGGCATCCAGGGCGCGGCGTCGACGGCGATCTACGCCGTGATCGCGGTCGCCTGGGCCGCCCTGGTGGTCGTCGCCTGGCGGACCTCCCGGGCGCCCGAGTACGTGGACGCGGACGCCGACATGCCTGTCGAAGAGGGCGCCGAGGACTCGGGGGTTTCGACGCGGTGA
- a CDS encoding DUF3297 family protein, which translates to MSQDQNTDVPPNHLSIDPRSDFYSEEALLRGVGIRFNGVEKTNVHEYDVAEGWVRVEVPTAKDRRGNPMVVKVNGTVEPYFRDAE; encoded by the coding sequence ATGTCCCAGGATCAGAACACCGACGTTCCACCGAACCACCTCTCCATCGATCCGCGTAGCGACTTCTACAGCGAAGAGGCACTCCTGCGCGGCGTGGGCATTCGCTTCAACGGCGTGGAGAAGACCAATGTGCACGAGTACGACGTGGCTGAGGGTTGGGTGCGTGTAGAGGTGCCTACCGCCAAGGATCGCCGCGGAAACCCGATGGTCGTCAAGGTCAACGGCACGGTCGAACCCTATTTCCGCGACGCGGAATAG
- a CDS encoding dipeptidase, with amino-acid sequence MLIDGHNDLAWAMRQEYDADLDAVDLTAMVPNLHTDLKRLEAGGVTGQFWSVYVPPELFSGPSAVAATLEQIDWVRRLVARYPDRLMLATTADEVQASGNRIASLLGMEGGHCIDGSLAVLRMMRALGVRYLTLTHNQNVPWADSATDDPVLHGLSEFGEDVVREMNRLGMLVDLSHVSADVMRHALRVTAAPAIFSHSSARSICDHPRNVPDDVLAMLAKNDGVCMVTFLPAFVSPAVARWHAQAKAEARRRGVHKGESAYDALMMELAEQSPPPVATLADVVAHIEYVRAVAGIDHVGIGGDYMGGEAMPEGLEDVSGYPRLFDALADRGWSNADLAKLAGENIFRVLRAAEDIADPAG; translated from the coding sequence ATGCTGATCGACGGTCACAACGATCTTGCGTGGGCGATGCGCCAGGAGTACGACGCCGACCTGGACGCTGTCGACCTGACCGCCATGGTGCCGAACCTGCACACCGACCTGAAGCGGCTGGAGGCCGGCGGCGTCACCGGGCAGTTCTGGTCGGTGTACGTGCCTCCGGAGCTCTTCTCCGGTCCCTCGGCTGTGGCCGCCACGCTGGAGCAGATCGACTGGGTACGTCGCCTCGTGGCTCGCTACCCCGACCGGCTGATGCTGGCGACCACTGCGGACGAGGTTCAAGCGTCGGGCAACCGGATCGCCTCGCTGCTGGGCATGGAGGGTGGCCACTGCATCGACGGATCGTTGGCGGTCCTGCGGATGATGCGCGCGTTGGGCGTGCGCTACCTGACCTTGACCCACAACCAGAACGTGCCGTGGGCCGATTCGGCGACCGACGACCCGGTGCTGCACGGATTGTCCGAGTTCGGTGAGGACGTGGTCCGGGAGATGAACCGGCTCGGAATGCTTGTCGATCTTTCGCACGTGTCCGCCGACGTCATGCGGCACGCATTACGCGTCACCGCCGCGCCCGCGATTTTCAGCCATTCTTCCGCGCGGTCGATCTGTGACCACCCACGCAACGTGCCGGACGATGTCCTTGCGATGTTGGCAAAGAACGACGGCGTCTGCATGGTTACGTTTCTGCCCGCGTTTGTCTCACCTGCCGTCGCCCGGTGGCACGCGCAGGCAAAGGCCGAGGCCCGTCGACGCGGGGTTCACAAGGGCGAATCGGCTTACGACGCTTTGATGATGGAGCTGGCGGAGCAGTCGCCACCGCCGGTCGCGACGTTGGCTGATGTCGTGGCGCATATCGAGTATGTACGCGCGGTTGCCGGCATAGACCATGTCGGCATCGGGGGTGACTACATGGGAGGCGAGGCCATGCCCGAGGGGCTCGAGGATGTTTCGGGGTATCCGCGGCTTTTCGACGCCCTCGCCGACCGCGGTTGGTCCAACGCAGATCTGGCAAAACTTGCCGGCGAGAACATCTTTCGCGTGCTCAGAGCGGCCGAGGATATCGCCGACCCGGCCGGCTAA